The proteins below are encoded in one region of Ereboglobus luteus:
- a CDS encoding sigma-54-dependent transcriptional regulator — protein sequence MRILIVDDDAGIRKTTGMAVELMGHQVELAPGGARALKIIGEEPCDVCFLDVNLVGENGLDLLEKIQKAQPGIVPVMFTAYANISTAVEAMRRGAFDFIPKPFTPDQIRQVLGKIERERKLEQRVRQLESQLTAGAPEIDFESTEPAMQRALQIVFKAAETQATILLLGPSGTGKSVLAREAHRRGAQRDGAFVTVNCPSLSRELLESELFGHVRGAFTGAVGDTTGKVAAAEGGTLFLDEIGELPLEIQPKLLRLLQEREYERVGEPKVRRANVRVIAATNRDLEAEVKAGRFREDLFYRLNVINVALPPLRGRPGDLTRLADAALQFFGAGMGKRVKGFSPEVVEAFARYEWPGNLRELRNVIERAVILSSGEEIAMADLPEQFSSCGGSAVQVGSPVTIEQLENEHIRRIVASAKSLELAARTLGIDPATLYRKRQKMAGGQGSAE from the coding sequence ATGCGCATTTTGATTGTCGATGATGATGCCGGCATCCGGAAAACGACGGGGATGGCGGTGGAGCTTATGGGGCACCAAGTCGAGCTGGCCCCGGGCGGCGCGCGCGCACTCAAAATAATCGGGGAGGAGCCGTGCGACGTGTGTTTTCTCGATGTGAACCTGGTCGGCGAGAACGGGCTCGATTTGCTGGAAAAAATCCAGAAGGCGCAGCCGGGAATCGTGCCCGTGATGTTCACCGCGTATGCAAACATCAGCACTGCGGTGGAGGCGATGCGCCGGGGGGCGTTTGATTTTATTCCGAAGCCGTTCACGCCGGACCAGATCCGGCAGGTGCTCGGCAAGATCGAGCGCGAGCGAAAACTCGAGCAGCGCGTGAGGCAGCTCGAGTCGCAGCTCACCGCCGGGGCTCCCGAGATCGATTTTGAGTCAACGGAGCCCGCGATGCAGCGCGCGTTGCAGATTGTGTTCAAGGCGGCGGAAACCCAGGCCACGATTTTGCTGCTCGGGCCGAGCGGCACGGGCAAGAGCGTGCTGGCGCGCGAGGCGCACCGGCGCGGCGCGCAACGCGACGGCGCGTTTGTGACGGTGAACTGCCCGAGCCTGTCGCGCGAGTTGCTCGAGAGCGAATTGTTCGGCCATGTGCGGGGCGCGTTCACCGGCGCGGTCGGCGACACGACGGGCAAGGTGGCCGCCGCGGAGGGCGGGACATTGTTTCTCGACGAGATCGGCGAGCTGCCGCTGGAGATCCAGCCGAAGTTGCTGCGCCTGCTCCAGGAGCGCGAATACGAGCGCGTCGGCGAGCCGAAGGTGCGCCGCGCCAATGTGCGCGTGATTGCGGCGACAAACCGCGATCTCGAGGCCGAGGTGAAGGCGGGGCGCTTCCGAGAGGATTTGTTTTACCGGCTCAACGTCATCAATGTGGCACTGCCGCCGTTGCGCGGGCGTCCGGGCGACTTGACGCGGCTGGCGGACGCGGCGCTGCAATTTTTCGGCGCGGGCATGGGCAAGCGCGTCAAGGGCTTTTCGCCGGAGGTGGTCGAGGCGTTCGCGCGCTACGAGTGGCCGGGCAATTTGCGCGAGCTGCGCAATGTGATTGAGCGCGCCGTGATTCTTTCGTCGGGGGAGGAAATTGCGATGGCGGATTTGCCGGAACAGTTTTCGAGTTGCGGCGGCTCCGCGGTGCAGGTGGGCTCGCCGGTGACAATCGAGCAGTTGGAAAACGAGCACATCCGCCGCATCGTCGCGTCGGCGAAAAGTCTCGAACTGGCGGCGCGCACGCTGGGGATTGATCCGGCGACGCTGTATCGCAAACGGCAGAAGATGGCGGGCGGGCAGGGGAGCGCTGAATAG
- a CDS encoding N-acetylmuramoyl-L-alanine amidase — protein sequence MRTISPTILHPTPTIPAMEKGINKTPARMLRGLLACALFAAAHIAADAQDASRPLSSPTRPGAASSQHSNIPLSKPTVPAASSASGAKASSKPANTGAKKKSSASGTVVSLGGLNHIDLVPFAKTMGYSATWQNDGKQLTLKKGGTRIEITGESREFLLNGTRVFAGSAFRIYRRSLWVSRIDADTLLAPIMDPRRGRSTVMQLKVIAIDAGHGGIDKGKINERLKIYEKDMVLDTAKRLKTLLEKRGYKVVMTRTADKKVELGDRPEVAAKAGADLFISIHYNSVASRPQSVSGAEVYRFTPRYQVPMRREKSQPSDALWNPGDAHGFWSSVAGIKIQQALLSSLKVSDRGFKHDKLAVLRLAKCPAVLVEAGFLSHNAEARKIATPAYRQQIAEAIAKGVDAYATAVAAARK from the coding sequence ATGAGGACGATATCCCCGACGATTCTGCATCCGACGCCGACAATCCCGGCGATGGAGAAGGGGATAAATAAGACGCCCGCGCGCATGTTGCGCGGATTGCTCGCGTGCGCCTTGTTCGCGGCGGCGCACATCGCCGCGGATGCGCAGGATGCCAGCCGTCCGCTAAGCTCGCCCACGCGCCCCGGCGCGGCCTCGAGCCAGCATTCGAATATTCCGCTTTCGAAACCAACCGTCCCCGCGGCTTCCAGCGCAAGTGGCGCGAAGGCGTCTTCCAAGCCGGCAAACACCGGCGCGAAAAAGAAATCGTCCGCCTCCGGAACCGTCGTCAGCCTGGGCGGGTTGAACCACATCGACTTGGTGCCGTTTGCAAAGACGATGGGCTATTCCGCGACATGGCAAAACGACGGCAAGCAGCTTACCCTGAAAAAAGGAGGCACCCGAATCGAGATCACGGGCGAGTCGCGCGAATTCCTGCTCAACGGCACGCGGGTTTTTGCGGGCTCGGCGTTCAGAATCTATCGCCGCAGCCTGTGGGTCAGCCGCATCGACGCCGACACTCTTTTGGCGCCGATCATGGACCCGAGGCGCGGACGCAGCACCGTGATGCAGCTGAAAGTTATCGCAATCGACGCCGGGCATGGGGGCATTGACAAGGGCAAGATCAACGAGCGCCTGAAAATCTACGAGAAGGACATGGTGCTCGACACGGCCAAGCGCCTCAAAACCCTTCTCGAAAAACGCGGCTACAAGGTCGTGATGACGCGCACGGCCGACAAAAAAGTCGAGCTCGGCGATCGTCCCGAGGTCGCGGCCAAGGCAGGCGCGGATTTGTTCATCAGCATCCATTACAATTCCGTCGCGTCGAGGCCGCAGAGTGTTTCCGGCGCGGAGGTCTATCGTTTCACGCCTCGCTACCAGGTGCCGATGCGCCGCGAAAAATCGCAGCCGTCCGACGCGCTTTGGAATCCCGGCGATGCGCACGGCTTTTGGAGTTCCGTGGCGGGGATTAAAATCCAGCAGGCGCTGCTCTCGTCGCTGAAAGTTTCCGACCGCGGCTTCAAGCATGACAAGCTGGCCGTCCTGCGTCTTGCGAAGTGTCCGGCGGTTTTGGTCGAGGCGGGTTTTCTCTCGCACAATGCCGAGGCGCGCAAAATCGCCACGCCCGCCTACCGCCAGCAAATCGCCGAGGCCATCGCCAAGGGCGTTGATGCTTACGCCACCGCCGTGGCCGCTGCGCGGAAGTAG
- a CDS encoding HAMP domain-containing sensor histidine kinase, translating into MLRNKLYLGLLPLLALLILVGVAGILVNRDLARSSSEKIDRGYSMVMGEHEMRGAALGMVTAMHSALRGNVLEVRGAYEEQRGLFKQTLMAQSFSAAGTEREKAVRQVSRAFGRFENIGDSLMVIGGSFQDAGYEDVERAYFGVLHSLDELLRTDSRVMQVESERVAGIARVSIGVLVVVIVIGIALSVLLAFRLARMFIGPISALTESSRALGEGNLEKDVPVTSRDELGVLAQSFNAMAASLREYRDAMAARVLRAQRTMEATLTSTPDPLFVVSPDGKSDIRNPAAERLAALPEFADGFPEPLDAHVREVLRTREHFLPTGYDQVIPVSIDHDERFYLPRILSVSDKLTGREGGAAILLQDVTKFRLLDDAKNNLVGTVSHELKTPLTSLRMAVYLLLEQNTGALTPAQRDLLETARDDADRLLRILNDILDLARIESGTAALSRCEVEPAALLEEMAREMRPLIEDAGQRLEVCVAPGAGVDGKVFLDPDRIRHVFVNLLGNASKYTPEGGRIELYAEPDAEPGAVRFGVRDTGAGIAETDLPCVFQKFYRAPGQKRRGAGLGLSIAREVVLAHGGTIACASKAGAGSDFYFTIPPRRPENAAAS; encoded by the coding sequence ATGTTGCGCAATAAACTTTATCTCGGACTGCTGCCGTTGCTGGCGCTGTTGATTTTGGTCGGCGTTGCGGGGATTCTCGTCAACCGCGATCTGGCGCGTTCGAGCTCGGAAAAAATCGATCGCGGTTACTCGATGGTGATGGGCGAGCATGAAATGCGCGGCGCGGCGCTCGGCATGGTCACCGCAATGCACTCGGCGCTCCGTGGCAACGTGCTGGAGGTGCGCGGCGCGTATGAGGAGCAGCGCGGCCTGTTCAAGCAGACGCTGATGGCGCAGTCGTTTTCCGCCGCGGGCACGGAGCGCGAGAAGGCGGTCAGGCAGGTTTCGCGCGCGTTTGGCCGGTTTGAAAACATAGGCGATTCGCTGATGGTGATCGGCGGCAGTTTCCAGGATGCGGGGTATGAGGATGTGGAGCGGGCGTATTTTGGCGTGCTGCATTCGCTGGATGAATTGCTGCGGACGGACTCGCGCGTCATGCAGGTCGAGTCGGAGCGCGTGGCCGGCATTGCGCGCGTGAGCATCGGCGTGCTCGTGGTGGTGATTGTGATCGGCATTGCTCTGTCGGTGCTGCTGGCGTTCAGGCTTGCGCGCATGTTCATCGGGCCGATCAGCGCATTGACGGAGTCGTCCCGCGCGCTTGGCGAGGGCAACTTGGAAAAGGACGTGCCCGTGACTTCGCGCGACGAGCTCGGCGTGCTCGCGCAGTCCTTCAACGCGATGGCGGCGAGCCTGCGCGAATATCGCGACGCGATGGCGGCGCGCGTGCTGCGGGCGCAACGCACGATGGAGGCCACGCTCACCTCGACGCCCGATCCGCTCTTTGTGGTTTCGCCGGACGGCAAGTCCGACATTCGCAACCCCGCCGCGGAGAGGCTCGCCGCGCTGCCGGAATTTGCCGACGGATTTCCCGAGCCGCTCGACGCGCACGTGCGGGAGGTGCTGCGCACGCGCGAGCATTTTCTGCCGACGGGCTACGACCAGGTGATTCCGGTGAGCATCGACCACGACGAGCGTTTTTACCTGCCGCGCATCCTTTCGGTCAGCGACAAGCTCACGGGGCGGGAGGGCGGCGCGGCGATTTTGTTGCAGGACGTGACCAAGTTTCGGCTGCTCGACGACGCGAAAAACAATCTCGTTGGGACCGTAAGCCACGAGCTGAAAACGCCGCTCACGAGCCTTCGCATGGCTGTCTACCTGCTGCTCGAGCAAAACACCGGCGCGCTGACGCCCGCGCAACGCGACTTGCTCGAAACCGCGCGCGATGACGCCGACCGGCTCCTGCGCATTCTGAACGACATTCTCGACCTCGCGCGCATCGAAAGCGGCACCGCGGCGCTCAGCCGTTGCGAGGTCGAGCCGGCGGCGCTCCTTGAGGAAATGGCGCGCGAAATGCGCCCGCTCATCGAGGATGCGGGGCAACGCTTGGAAGTGTGCGTCGCGCCGGGCGCTGGTGTTGACGGTAAGGTGTTCCTCGACCCCGACCGCATCCGGCACGTGTTTGTGAACCTGCTGGGCAACGCGTCGAAATACACGCCGGAGGGCGGTCGGATTGAGCTTTACGCCGAACCCGACGCCGAGCCGGGCGCGGTGCGCTTTGGCGTGCGCGACACCGGCGCGGGCATCGCCGAGACAGACCTGCCCTGCGTGTTTCAAAAATTCTACCGCGCGCCGGGCCAAAAACGCCGGGGCGCCGGGCTCGGCCTGAGCATCGCTCGCGAAGTCGTGCTTGCGCACGGCGGCACTATCGCATGCGCGAGCAAGGCGGGGGCGGGCAGCGATTTTTATTTCACCATCCCTCCGCGCCGCCCCGAAAACGCCGCGGCTTCTTAA
- the infC gene encoding translation initiation factor IF-3, with the protein MANSFPYAGPRRGPYQRRTNNDPFASIRRNQRIRAAQARVISPEGKQLGIMPTEKALQLAIQVGLDLVEIAPNAQPPVCRIMDFGKYVYEEQKKSSHAKATAGKVKEVEFTARIADNDFMTKLRRTEQFLNMGSKVKLRLKFRGRELAHPEIGFGVINKALAELTEMGHPDSPPKLLGKHINVMLTPLPANKRKPKFLRPDDEDEDDIPDDSASDADNPGDGEGDK; encoded by the coding sequence ATGGCAAATTCGTTCCCTTACGCCGGTCCAAGACGCGGCCCATACCAACGACGCACGAACAACGATCCGTTCGCGAGCATTCGCCGTAATCAACGCATCAGAGCCGCCCAGGCCCGCGTTATCAGCCCCGAGGGCAAGCAGCTCGGCATCATGCCAACCGAGAAGGCGCTGCAACTCGCCATCCAAGTGGGCCTCGATCTCGTGGAGATCGCGCCCAATGCCCAGCCGCCCGTCTGCCGCATCATGGACTTCGGCAAATATGTTTACGAGGAGCAGAAAAAAAGTTCCCACGCCAAGGCCACCGCGGGCAAGGTCAAGGAGGTCGAGTTCACCGCGCGCATCGCCGACAACGACTTTATGACCAAGCTCCGCCGCACGGAGCAATTTCTCAACATGGGCAGCAAGGTGAAGCTTCGCCTCAAGTTTCGCGGGCGCGAACTCGCGCATCCCGAGATCGGCTTCGGCGTCATCAACAAGGCGCTCGCCGAATTGACGGAGATGGGGCATCCCGACTCGCCCCCCAAGCTTCTTGGCAAACACATCAACGTGATGCTCACGCCGCTGCCCGCAAACAAACGCAAGCCCAAGTTCCTGCGGCCCGACGACGAAGATGAGGACGATATCCCCGACGATTCTGCATCCGACGCCGACAATCCCGGCGATGGAGAAGGGGATAAATAA